One Deltaproteobacteria bacterium DNA segment encodes these proteins:
- a CDS encoding FtsQ-type POTRA domain-containing protein, producing MAAVNKKKKLRGRQPRWRSLLRPFLYGILISLSLYGLSIFCVAGYHMLLRCPWLRVTAIQVEGCQRVESAAIIEQAKIPPGVNILALDLDDVRQRVASHPWVADVSVIREIPDRVRIVIAERRPFAIVRTGDFYLIDSSGYCFAKVEVAKYPGLPIISGIDTALISRRRRVPPRVLAMIKELHAQCQSGLPWRLISEIVVTSSGGLKLFTLKDGIAINLGKDDYARKMVRLQRVLQYLEEQHIPCRLRAIDLAYRDRVFLRGDFSSAQKLQHERKGV from the coding sequence ATGGCTGCAGTGAACAAAAAAAAGAAACTCCGTGGTAGACAGCCCCGGTGGAGATCTCTGCTGAGACCATTTCTCTATGGCATCTTGATTAGTTTGTCACTCTACGGGCTGAGTATTTTTTGTGTTGCCGGCTACCATATGCTGCTCCGCTGTCCCTGGCTCAGGGTAACCGCGATTCAGGTAGAGGGTTGTCAGCGGGTGGAGTCGGCGGCCATCATCGAACAGGCAAAAATTCCCCCAGGGGTGAATATTCTAGCATTGGACCTGGATGATGTACGACAACGAGTAGCTTCCCACCCCTGGGTGGCGGATGTCTCTGTAATTCGAGAGATTCCCGACAGAGTTCGCATTGTTATTGCTGAGCGCCGGCCTTTCGCCATTGTGCGAACTGGCGACTTCTATCTCATAGACAGCAGCGGTTACTGTTTTGCCAAGGTTGAGGTAGCCAAATACCCTGGCTTGCCCATTATTTCTGGAATTGATACTGCCCTCATTTCCCGAAGGCGTAGGGTGCCGCCTCGAGTGCTCGCCATGATCAAAGAACTCCATGCTCAGTGTCAGTCAGGGCTGCCCTGGAGATTGATTTCTGAGATTGTGGTCACCAGCAGTGGTGGGCTCAAGCTCTTCACCTTAAAGGATGGCATTGCCATAAACCTGGGCAAGGACGATTACGCCCGCAAGATGGTTCGTCTGCAAAGAGTGTTGCAGTACCTGGAAGAGCAGCATATTCCCTGTCGCCTGCGGGCTATTGATCTTGCCTATCGGGATCGAGTTTTTCTCAGGGGCGATTTTTCTTCAGCCCAAAAACTTCAGCATGAGCGAAAGGGTGTGTGA